A single window of Sphaerodactylus townsendi isolate TG3544 linkage group LG03, MPM_Stown_v2.3, whole genome shotgun sequence DNA harbors:
- the LOC125428667 gene encoding zinc finger protein 391-like isoform X2, protein MEEPDPTGLTLMEALHGHQAGFVREFLHRQSAEQMKREPREGSLQHWEVQWQEFLKTVETPQPHWAGSELPQEPTPWDDAKTFLSSFEQVAKACQWPKEEWVARLLPALSHETEQAFISLNDKDRRDYGKVKAAILQGDTLRREKQRQCFRHFCYQEAEGPRGAYSQLQELCNKWLRVENHTKEQILELLILEQLLSVLPTEIQSRVRESGPESCSQAVALAEEFLSRQQEAQRCNDQVVFEEAFKEVTATASEAGQTSSDHKLRHSYMETKQKEYGEASLLAGNEWDSQMEKKQHEFLSGRPEQEERKGICWNQDKAKGQEWNVLKNTDKSILCQGGNFHEIPVQEENQTEIKRRKLLGADWRMHTVEQPNKSFTFGKTYSQRRNLNKHEMLHEGQKPYKCSECGKNFTRSTSLTSHKRVHTGEKPYKCSECGKNFTRSTTLTSHKRIHTGEKPYKCLECGKNFNRRTNLTSHKRMHTGEKPYRCSECGRRFGDQSSLVKHKRTHTGEKPYECSECGKGFTTNTNLTSHLRMHTGEKPYKCSVSGKNFTTSTNLASHQRSHIGEKPYKCSECGMSFSHSTTLTSHQMIHTDKKQHNCLEYTRSFSEVSCLNAYQIVYTG, encoded by the exons ATGGAGGAACCAGATCCTACAGGCCTCACCTTAATGGAAGCCCTTCATGGCCACCAGGCTGGGTTTGTGAGGGAATTCCTGCACAGGCAATCAGCAGAACAGATGAAACGGGAACCAAGAGAGGGATCCCTTCAGCATTGGGAAGTCCAGTGGCAAGAGTTCCTCAAGACTGTGGAGACGCCTCAGCCACATTGGGCAGGTTCAGAGTTGCCACAGGAGCCCACACCATGGGATGATGCCAAGACCTTTCTATCTTCTTTTGAGCAAGTGGCCAAAGCCTGCCAGTGGCCCAAGGAAGAGTGGGTGGCCCGACTCCTGCCAGCCCTCAGCCATGAAACTGAGCAAGCTTTCATTAGCCTGAATGATAAGGATAGGAGGGATTATGGGAAAGTGAAGGCAGCCATCTTGCAAGGAGACACCTTGAGGAGGGAGAAGCAGCGTCAATGCTTCCGACATttctgctaccaggaggctgaAGGGCCAAGAGGGGCTTACAGCCAGCTCCAGGAACTCTGCAACAAGTGGCTGAGAGTGGAAAATCACACCAAGGAGCAGATCCTGGAGCTCTTGATCTTGGAGCAATTGCTGAGTGTCCTTCCCACAGAGATCCAGAGCCGGGTGAGGGAGAGCGGACCTGAGAGCTGCTCCCAGGCAGTGGCCCTGGCTGAGGAGTTCCTCTCAAGGCAGCAAGAGGCACAAAGATGCAACGATCAG GTGGTGTTTGAagaggcttttaaagaggtgacagCGACAGCCTCTGAGGCAGGCCAGACTTCATCTGACCACAAGCTGCGGCACTCGTATATGGAAACGAAGCAGAAGGAGTATGGGGAAGCCAGCCTGTTAG CAGGCAATGAGTGGGACAGCCAGATGGAAAAGAAACAACATGAGTTCTTGTCAGGAAGACCTGAACAGGAGGAACGGAAAGGAATTTGCTGGAATCAAGATAAAGCTAAGGGGCAAGAGTGGAATGTATTGAAAAATACAGATAAGTCCATCCTTTGCCAGGGTGGAAACTTCCATGAAATCCCAGTACAagaggagaatcaaactgaaATTAAAAGAAGGAAGCTCCTTGGTGCAGATTGGAGAATGCACACAGTAGAGCAACCAAATAAAAGCTTCACATTTGGAAAGACTTACAGTCAAAGGAGAAACCTGAATAAACACGAAATGCTCCATGAAGGacaaaagccatataaatgctctgaATGTGGAAAGAACTTCACAAGGAGCACAAGCCTTACTTCTCACAAAAGAGTCcatacaggagaaaaaccatataaatgctccgagtgtggaaagaacttcaccaGGAGCACCACTCTGACTTCCCAcaagagaatccacacaggggagaagccatacaaatgcttagagtgtgggaaGAATTTCAACCGGAGAACAAATCTCACTTCACATAAAAGAATgcatactggggagaaaccatatagaTGCTCAGAGTGCGGAAGGAGGTTCGGTGATCAGTCAAGCCTTGTTAAGCACAAGaggacccacacaggagagaagccctatgagtgctcagagtgtgggaagggTTTTACCACAAACACAAATCTTACTTCACATCTAAGAatgcacacaggggagaaaccatacaaatgctctGTGAGTGGAAAGAATTTTACAACAAGCACAAATCTGGCTTCACATCAGAGATCTCACATTGGGGAGAAACCCTATAAATGCTCTGAATGTGGAATGAGTTTCAGTCATAGCACAACCCTCACTTCACATCAAATGATTCACACAGACAAGAAACAGCATAATTGCTTAGAATATACCAGAAGCTTTAGTGAGGTATCATGTCTTAATGCATATCAGATAGTATACACAGGATAA
- the LOC125428667 gene encoding zinc finger protein 391-like isoform X3, protein MEEPDPTGLTLMEALHGHQAGFVREFLHRQSAEQMKREPREGSLQHWEVQWQEFLKTVETPQPHWAGSELPQEPTPWDDAKTFLSSFEQVAKACQWPKEEWVARLLPALSHETEQAFISLNDKDRRDYGKVKAAILQGDTLRREKQRQCFRHFCYQEAEGPRGAYSQLQELCNKWLRVENHTKEQILELLILEQLLSVLPTEIQSRVRESGPESCSQAVALAEEFLSRQQEAQRCNDQVVFEEAFKEVTATASEAGQTSSDHKLRHSYMETKQKEYGEASLLGNEWDSQMEKKQHEFLSGRPEQEERKGICWNQDKAKGQEWNVLKNTDKSILCQGGNFHEIPVQEENQTEIKRRKLLGADWRMHTVEQPNKSFTFGKTYSQRRNLNKHEMLHEGQKPYKCSECGKNFTRSTSLTSHKRVHTGEKPYKCSECGKNFTRSTTLTSHKRIHTGEKPYKCLECGKNFNRRTNLTSHKRMHTGEKPYRCSECGRRFGDQSSLVKHKRTHTGEKPYECSECGKGFTTNTNLTSHLRMHTGEKPYKCSVSGKNFTTSTNLASHQRSHIGEKPYKCSECGMSFSHSTTLTSHQMIHTDKKQHNCLEYTRSFSEVSCLNAYQIVYTG, encoded by the exons ATGGAGGAACCAGATCCTACAGGCCTCACCTTAATGGAAGCCCTTCATGGCCACCAGGCTGGGTTTGTGAGGGAATTCCTGCACAGGCAATCAGCAGAACAGATGAAACGGGAACCAAGAGAGGGATCCCTTCAGCATTGGGAAGTCCAGTGGCAAGAGTTCCTCAAGACTGTGGAGACGCCTCAGCCACATTGGGCAGGTTCAGAGTTGCCACAGGAGCCCACACCATGGGATGATGCCAAGACCTTTCTATCTTCTTTTGAGCAAGTGGCCAAAGCCTGCCAGTGGCCCAAGGAAGAGTGGGTGGCCCGACTCCTGCCAGCCCTCAGCCATGAAACTGAGCAAGCTTTCATTAGCCTGAATGATAAGGATAGGAGGGATTATGGGAAAGTGAAGGCAGCCATCTTGCAAGGAGACACCTTGAGGAGGGAGAAGCAGCGTCAATGCTTCCGACATttctgctaccaggaggctgaAGGGCCAAGAGGGGCTTACAGCCAGCTCCAGGAACTCTGCAACAAGTGGCTGAGAGTGGAAAATCACACCAAGGAGCAGATCCTGGAGCTCTTGATCTTGGAGCAATTGCTGAGTGTCCTTCCCACAGAGATCCAGAGCCGGGTGAGGGAGAGCGGACCTGAGAGCTGCTCCCAGGCAGTGGCCCTGGCTGAGGAGTTCCTCTCAAGGCAGCAAGAGGCACAAAGATGCAACGATCAG GTGGTGTTTGAagaggcttttaaagaggtgacagCGACAGCCTCTGAGGCAGGCCAGACTTCATCTGACCACAAGCTGCGGCACTCGTATATGGAAACGAAGCAGAAGGAGTATGGGGAAGCCAGCCTGTTAG GCAATGAGTGGGACAGCCAGATGGAAAAGAAACAACATGAGTTCTTGTCAGGAAGACCTGAACAGGAGGAACGGAAAGGAATTTGCTGGAATCAAGATAAAGCTAAGGGGCAAGAGTGGAATGTATTGAAAAATACAGATAAGTCCATCCTTTGCCAGGGTGGAAACTTCCATGAAATCCCAGTACAagaggagaatcaaactgaaATTAAAAGAAGGAAGCTCCTTGGTGCAGATTGGAGAATGCACACAGTAGAGCAACCAAATAAAAGCTTCACATTTGGAAAGACTTACAGTCAAAGGAGAAACCTGAATAAACACGAAATGCTCCATGAAGGacaaaagccatataaatgctctgaATGTGGAAAGAACTTCACAAGGAGCACAAGCCTTACTTCTCACAAAAGAGTCcatacaggagaaaaaccatataaatgctccgagtgtggaaagaacttcaccaGGAGCACCACTCTGACTTCCCAcaagagaatccacacaggggagaagccatacaaatgcttagagtgtgggaaGAATTTCAACCGGAGAACAAATCTCACTTCACATAAAAGAATgcatactggggagaaaccatatagaTGCTCAGAGTGCGGAAGGAGGTTCGGTGATCAGTCAAGCCTTGTTAAGCACAAGaggacccacacaggagagaagccctatgagtgctcagagtgtgggaagggTTTTACCACAAACACAAATCTTACTTCACATCTAAGAatgcacacaggggagaaaccatacaaatgctctGTGAGTGGAAAGAATTTTACAACAAGCACAAATCTGGCTTCACATCAGAGATCTCACATTGGGGAGAAACCCTATAAATGCTCTGAATGTGGAATGAGTTTCAGTCATAGCACAACCCTCACTTCACATCAAATGATTCACACAGACAAGAAACAGCATAATTGCTTAGAATATACCAGAAGCTTTAGTGAGGTATCATGTCTTAATGCATATCAGATAGTATACACAGGATAA
- the LOC125428667 gene encoding zinc finger and SCAN domain-containing protein 31-like isoform X1, which translates to MEEPDPTGLTLMEALHGHQAGFVREFLHRQSAEQMKREPREGSLQHWEVQWQEFLKTVETPQPHWAGSELPQEPTPWDDAKTFLSSFEQVAKACQWPKEEWVARLLPALSHETEQAFISLNDKDRRDYGKVKAAILQGDTLRREKQRQCFRHFCYQEAEGPRGAYSQLQELCNKWLRVENHTKEQILELLILEQLLSVLPTEIQSRVRESGPESCSQAVALAEEFLSRQQEAQRCNDQVVFEEAFKEVTATASEAGQTSSDHKLRHSYMETKQKEYGEASLLGKEGRPAGNEWDSQMEKKQHEFLSGRPEQEERKGICWNQDKAKGQEWNVLKNTDKSILCQGGNFHEIPVQEENQTEIKRRKLLGADWRMHTVEQPNKSFTFGKTYSQRRNLNKHEMLHEGQKPYKCSECGKNFTRSTSLTSHKRVHTGEKPYKCSECGKNFTRSTTLTSHKRIHTGEKPYKCLECGKNFNRRTNLTSHKRMHTGEKPYRCSECGRRFGDQSSLVKHKRTHTGEKPYECSECGKGFTTNTNLTSHLRMHTGEKPYKCSVSGKNFTTSTNLASHQRSHIGEKPYKCSECGMSFSHSTTLTSHQMIHTDKKQHNCLEYTRSFSEVSCLNAYQIVYTG; encoded by the exons ATGGAGGAACCAGATCCTACAGGCCTCACCTTAATGGAAGCCCTTCATGGCCACCAGGCTGGGTTTGTGAGGGAATTCCTGCACAGGCAATCAGCAGAACAGATGAAACGGGAACCAAGAGAGGGATCCCTTCAGCATTGGGAAGTCCAGTGGCAAGAGTTCCTCAAGACTGTGGAGACGCCTCAGCCACATTGGGCAGGTTCAGAGTTGCCACAGGAGCCCACACCATGGGATGATGCCAAGACCTTTCTATCTTCTTTTGAGCAAGTGGCCAAAGCCTGCCAGTGGCCCAAGGAAGAGTGGGTGGCCCGACTCCTGCCAGCCCTCAGCCATGAAACTGAGCAAGCTTTCATTAGCCTGAATGATAAGGATAGGAGGGATTATGGGAAAGTGAAGGCAGCCATCTTGCAAGGAGACACCTTGAGGAGGGAGAAGCAGCGTCAATGCTTCCGACATttctgctaccaggaggctgaAGGGCCAAGAGGGGCTTACAGCCAGCTCCAGGAACTCTGCAACAAGTGGCTGAGAGTGGAAAATCACACCAAGGAGCAGATCCTGGAGCTCTTGATCTTGGAGCAATTGCTGAGTGTCCTTCCCACAGAGATCCAGAGCCGGGTGAGGGAGAGCGGACCTGAGAGCTGCTCCCAGGCAGTGGCCCTGGCTGAGGAGTTCCTCTCAAGGCAGCAAGAGGCACAAAGATGCAACGATCAG GTGGTGTTTGAagaggcttttaaagaggtgacagCGACAGCCTCTGAGGCAGGCCAGACTTCATCTGACCACAAGCTGCGGCACTCGTATATGGAAACGAAGCAGAAGGAGTATGGGGAAGCCAGCCTGTTAGGTAAAGAGGGCAGGCCAG CAGGCAATGAGTGGGACAGCCAGATGGAAAAGAAACAACATGAGTTCTTGTCAGGAAGACCTGAACAGGAGGAACGGAAAGGAATTTGCTGGAATCAAGATAAAGCTAAGGGGCAAGAGTGGAATGTATTGAAAAATACAGATAAGTCCATCCTTTGCCAGGGTGGAAACTTCCATGAAATCCCAGTACAagaggagaatcaaactgaaATTAAAAGAAGGAAGCTCCTTGGTGCAGATTGGAGAATGCACACAGTAGAGCAACCAAATAAAAGCTTCACATTTGGAAAGACTTACAGTCAAAGGAGAAACCTGAATAAACACGAAATGCTCCATGAAGGacaaaagccatataaatgctctgaATGTGGAAAGAACTTCACAAGGAGCACAAGCCTTACTTCTCACAAAAGAGTCcatacaggagaaaaaccatataaatgctccgagtgtggaaagaacttcaccaGGAGCACCACTCTGACTTCCCAcaagagaatccacacaggggagaagccatacaaatgcttagagtgtgggaaGAATTTCAACCGGAGAACAAATCTCACTTCACATAAAAGAATgcatactggggagaaaccatatagaTGCTCAGAGTGCGGAAGGAGGTTCGGTGATCAGTCAAGCCTTGTTAAGCACAAGaggacccacacaggagagaagccctatgagtgctcagagtgtgggaagggTTTTACCACAAACACAAATCTTACTTCACATCTAAGAatgcacacaggggagaaaccatacaaatgctctGTGAGTGGAAAGAATTTTACAACAAGCACAAATCTGGCTTCACATCAGAGATCTCACATTGGGGAGAAACCCTATAAATGCTCTGAATGTGGAATGAGTTTCAGTCATAGCACAACCCTCACTTCACATCAAATGATTCACACAGACAAGAAACAGCATAATTGCTTAGAATATACCAGAAGCTTTAGTGAGGTATCATGTCTTAATGCATATCAGATAGTATACACAGGATAA